Proteins from a single region of Xiphophorus maculatus strain JP 163 A chromosome 22, X_maculatus-5.0-male, whole genome shotgun sequence:
- the zbtb18 gene encoding zinc finger and BTB domain-containing protein 18 isoform X1, protein MYFLRQDKSTWLTGYEDGRMEFPDHSRHLLQCLSEQRHQGFLCDSMVLVGDAQFRAHRAVLASCSMYFHLFYKDQLDKRDVVHLNSDIVTAPAFSLLLEFMYEGKLQFQDLPVEDVLAAASYLHMYDIVKVCKKRLKQKATAEADSTRREDDGGSSCSDKADSLSDGSTGQPATADVLHSDEEEEGKAEGSQLWLRLPSADRPGTPGGAAASPGHGEAASQPGEGLGEGGKVLSPAGSPSSSTGSLSQRSHRSISSRASHRCRRVSNDAADCVLDLSVKPIAVSNHHPSYFSGAATPDSLQSPLAVRVKVERGMASDEDEELGGGDYNMEHSGLGKTQVPSANGCLSHHGVGGPLSAQRRLGLEAHLSALREASLASELERDEKPPASAAANEDILGGENEHAQAEAASMDNSLLPYVSNMLSAQHTQIFMCPLCNKVFPSPHILQLHLSSHFREQEGIRSKPAGDVNVPTCTICSKTFSCMYTLKRHERTHSGEKPYTCTTCGKSFQYSHNLSRHAVVHTREKPHACKWCERRFTQSGDLYRHIRKFHCELVNSLSVKSEPLALPNVRDWAIEDSSQELWK, encoded by the exons ATGTATTTTCTCAGGCAGGACAAATCAACTTGGTTAACAG GTTATGAGGACGGCAGGATGGAGTTCCCAGACCACAGCAGACATCTACTCCAGTGTCTGAGCGAGCAGCGGCACCAGGGCTTCCTGTGCGACTCCATGGTGCTGGTGGGCGATGCCCAGTTCCGCGCCCACCGCGCCGTGCTGGCCTCCTGCAGCATGTACTTCCACCTGTTCTACAAGGACCAGCTGGACAAGCGAGACGTGGTGCATCTCAACAGCGACATCGTGACGGCGCCGGCCTTCTCCCTGCTGCTGGAGTTCATGTACGAGGGCAAGCTGCAGTTCCAGGACCTTCCCGTGGAGGACGTGCTGGCGGCGGCCAGCTACTTGCACATGTACGACATCGTGAAGGTGTGCAAGAAGCGCTTGAAGCAGAAGGCCACGGCGGAGGCGGACAGCACGCGCAGGGAGGACGACGGCGGCTCCAGCTGCTCCGACAAGGCCGACAGTTTGTCCGACGGGTCGACAGGGCAGCCCGCTACGGCCGACGTGCTGCACagcgatgaagaggaggaggggaaagCCGAGGGAAGCCAGCTGTGGCTGCGGTTGCCGTCAGCAGACAGACCGGGGACGCCGGGCGGGGCAGCGGCCAGTCCGGGGCACGGAGAGGCGGCGAGCCAGCCAGGTGAAGGCCTGGGAGAAGGGGGCAAGGTGCTGTCGCCTGCCGGCAGCCCCAGCAGCTCCACTGGGTCGCTCTCCCAGAGATCCCACCGCTCCATCAGCTCCCGCGCCAGCCACAGGTGCAGGAGGGTGTCGAACGACGCGGCCGACTGCGTCCTGGACCTGTCGGTGAAGCCCATTGCCGTTAGCAACCACCATCCGTCTTACTTCAGCGGTGCGGCTACACCGGACAGCCTGCAGAGCCCGCTGGCGGTGAGGGTGAAGGTGGAGAGGGGGATGGCCTCTGACGAAGACGAGGAACTGGGAGGGGGCGACTACAACATGGAGCACAGCGGCCTCGGTAAGACGCAGGTTCCCAGCGCCAACGGATGCCTGAGTCACCACGGTGTGGGCGGGCCCCTGTCGGCCCAGAGGCGCCTGGGTCTGGAGGCCCACCTGTCGGCGCTGCGCGAGGCGTCTCTGGCGTCGGAGCTGGAGCGGGACGAGAAGCCCCCGGCCTCGGCCGCTGCCAACGAGGACATCCTGGGGGGGGAGAACGAGCACGCCCAGGCCGAAGCGGCCAGCATGGACAACTCGCTGCTGCCTTACGTCTCCAACATGCTGTCGGCCCAGCACACCCAGATCTTCATGTGCCCGCTGTGCAACAAGGTGTTCCCATCGCCGCATATCCTGCAGCTCCACCTCAGCTCCCACTTCAGGGAGCAGGAGGGCATCCGCTCCAAGCCCGCCGGGGACGTCAACGTGCCCACCTGCACCATCTGCAGCAAGACCTTCTCCTGCATGTACACGCTGAAGCGCCACGAGCGGACACACTCGGGTGAGAAGCCCTACACCTGCACCACCTGCGGCAAGAGCTTCCAGTACTCTCACAACCTCAGCCGCCACGCGGTGGTGCACACGCGCGAGAAGCCGCACGCTTGCAAGTGGTGCGAGCGGCGCTTCACGCAGTCCGGGGACCTCTACCGTCACATCCGCAAGTTCCACTGCGAACTGGTGAACTCGCTGTCGGTCAAGAGCGAGCCGCTGGCGCTGCCCAACGTCAGGGATTGGGCGATCGAGGACAGCTCCCAGGAGTTATGGAAGTAG
- the zbtb18 gene encoding zinc finger and BTB domain-containing protein 18 isoform X2, which translates to MRTAAAGYEDGRMEFPDHSRHLLQCLSEQRHQGFLCDSMVLVGDAQFRAHRAVLASCSMYFHLFYKDQLDKRDVVHLNSDIVTAPAFSLLLEFMYEGKLQFQDLPVEDVLAAASYLHMYDIVKVCKKRLKQKATAEADSTRREDDGGSSCSDKADSLSDGSTGQPATADVLHSDEEEEGKAEGSQLWLRLPSADRPGTPGGAAASPGHGEAASQPGEGLGEGGKVLSPAGSPSSSTGSLSQRSHRSISSRASHRCRRVSNDAADCVLDLSVKPIAVSNHHPSYFSGAATPDSLQSPLAVRVKVERGMASDEDEELGGGDYNMEHSGLGKTQVPSANGCLSHHGVGGPLSAQRRLGLEAHLSALREASLASELERDEKPPASAAANEDILGGENEHAQAEAASMDNSLLPYVSNMLSAQHTQIFMCPLCNKVFPSPHILQLHLSSHFREQEGIRSKPAGDVNVPTCTICSKTFSCMYTLKRHERTHSGEKPYTCTTCGKSFQYSHNLSRHAVVHTREKPHACKWCERRFTQSGDLYRHIRKFHCELVNSLSVKSEPLALPNVRDWAIEDSSQELWK; encoded by the exons ATGCGTACTGCTGCTGCAG GTTATGAGGACGGCAGGATGGAGTTCCCAGACCACAGCAGACATCTACTCCAGTGTCTGAGCGAGCAGCGGCACCAGGGCTTCCTGTGCGACTCCATGGTGCTGGTGGGCGATGCCCAGTTCCGCGCCCACCGCGCCGTGCTGGCCTCCTGCAGCATGTACTTCCACCTGTTCTACAAGGACCAGCTGGACAAGCGAGACGTGGTGCATCTCAACAGCGACATCGTGACGGCGCCGGCCTTCTCCCTGCTGCTGGAGTTCATGTACGAGGGCAAGCTGCAGTTCCAGGACCTTCCCGTGGAGGACGTGCTGGCGGCGGCCAGCTACTTGCACATGTACGACATCGTGAAGGTGTGCAAGAAGCGCTTGAAGCAGAAGGCCACGGCGGAGGCGGACAGCACGCGCAGGGAGGACGACGGCGGCTCCAGCTGCTCCGACAAGGCCGACAGTTTGTCCGACGGGTCGACAGGGCAGCCCGCTACGGCCGACGTGCTGCACagcgatgaagaggaggaggggaaagCCGAGGGAAGCCAGCTGTGGCTGCGGTTGCCGTCAGCAGACAGACCGGGGACGCCGGGCGGGGCAGCGGCCAGTCCGGGGCACGGAGAGGCGGCGAGCCAGCCAGGTGAAGGCCTGGGAGAAGGGGGCAAGGTGCTGTCGCCTGCCGGCAGCCCCAGCAGCTCCACTGGGTCGCTCTCCCAGAGATCCCACCGCTCCATCAGCTCCCGCGCCAGCCACAGGTGCAGGAGGGTGTCGAACGACGCGGCCGACTGCGTCCTGGACCTGTCGGTGAAGCCCATTGCCGTTAGCAACCACCATCCGTCTTACTTCAGCGGTGCGGCTACACCGGACAGCCTGCAGAGCCCGCTGGCGGTGAGGGTGAAGGTGGAGAGGGGGATGGCCTCTGACGAAGACGAGGAACTGGGAGGGGGCGACTACAACATGGAGCACAGCGGCCTCGGTAAGACGCAGGTTCCCAGCGCCAACGGATGCCTGAGTCACCACGGTGTGGGCGGGCCCCTGTCGGCCCAGAGGCGCCTGGGTCTGGAGGCCCACCTGTCGGCGCTGCGCGAGGCGTCTCTGGCGTCGGAGCTGGAGCGGGACGAGAAGCCCCCGGCCTCGGCCGCTGCCAACGAGGACATCCTGGGGGGGGAGAACGAGCACGCCCAGGCCGAAGCGGCCAGCATGGACAACTCGCTGCTGCCTTACGTCTCCAACATGCTGTCGGCCCAGCACACCCAGATCTTCATGTGCCCGCTGTGCAACAAGGTGTTCCCATCGCCGCATATCCTGCAGCTCCACCTCAGCTCCCACTTCAGGGAGCAGGAGGGCATCCGCTCCAAGCCCGCCGGGGACGTCAACGTGCCCACCTGCACCATCTGCAGCAAGACCTTCTCCTGCATGTACACGCTGAAGCGCCACGAGCGGACACACTCGGGTGAGAAGCCCTACACCTGCACCACCTGCGGCAAGAGCTTCCAGTACTCTCACAACCTCAGCCGCCACGCGGTGGTGCACACGCGCGAGAAGCCGCACGCTTGCAAGTGGTGCGAGCGGCGCTTCACGCAGTCCGGGGACCTCTACCGTCACATCCGCAAGTTCCACTGCGAACTGGTGAACTCGCTGTCGGTCAAGAGCGAGCCGCTGGCGCTGCCCAACGTCAGGGATTGGGCGATCGAGGACAGCTCCCAGGAGTTATGGAAGTAG
- the zbtb18 gene encoding zinc finger and BTB domain-containing protein 18 isoform X3 produces the protein MEFPDHSRHLLQCLSEQRHQGFLCDSMVLVGDAQFRAHRAVLASCSMYFHLFYKDQLDKRDVVHLNSDIVTAPAFSLLLEFMYEGKLQFQDLPVEDVLAAASYLHMYDIVKVCKKRLKQKATAEADSTRREDDGGSSCSDKADSLSDGSTGQPATADVLHSDEEEEGKAEGSQLWLRLPSADRPGTPGGAAASPGHGEAASQPGEGLGEGGKVLSPAGSPSSSTGSLSQRSHRSISSRASHRCRRVSNDAADCVLDLSVKPIAVSNHHPSYFSGAATPDSLQSPLAVRVKVERGMASDEDEELGGGDYNMEHSGLGKTQVPSANGCLSHHGVGGPLSAQRRLGLEAHLSALREASLASELERDEKPPASAAANEDILGGENEHAQAEAASMDNSLLPYVSNMLSAQHTQIFMCPLCNKVFPSPHILQLHLSSHFREQEGIRSKPAGDVNVPTCTICSKTFSCMYTLKRHERTHSGEKPYTCTTCGKSFQYSHNLSRHAVVHTREKPHACKWCERRFTQSGDLYRHIRKFHCELVNSLSVKSEPLALPNVRDWAIEDSSQELWK, from the coding sequence ATGGAGTTCCCAGACCACAGCAGACATCTACTCCAGTGTCTGAGCGAGCAGCGGCACCAGGGCTTCCTGTGCGACTCCATGGTGCTGGTGGGCGATGCCCAGTTCCGCGCCCACCGCGCCGTGCTGGCCTCCTGCAGCATGTACTTCCACCTGTTCTACAAGGACCAGCTGGACAAGCGAGACGTGGTGCATCTCAACAGCGACATCGTGACGGCGCCGGCCTTCTCCCTGCTGCTGGAGTTCATGTACGAGGGCAAGCTGCAGTTCCAGGACCTTCCCGTGGAGGACGTGCTGGCGGCGGCCAGCTACTTGCACATGTACGACATCGTGAAGGTGTGCAAGAAGCGCTTGAAGCAGAAGGCCACGGCGGAGGCGGACAGCACGCGCAGGGAGGACGACGGCGGCTCCAGCTGCTCCGACAAGGCCGACAGTTTGTCCGACGGGTCGACAGGGCAGCCCGCTACGGCCGACGTGCTGCACagcgatgaagaggaggaggggaaagCCGAGGGAAGCCAGCTGTGGCTGCGGTTGCCGTCAGCAGACAGACCGGGGACGCCGGGCGGGGCAGCGGCCAGTCCGGGGCACGGAGAGGCGGCGAGCCAGCCAGGTGAAGGCCTGGGAGAAGGGGGCAAGGTGCTGTCGCCTGCCGGCAGCCCCAGCAGCTCCACTGGGTCGCTCTCCCAGAGATCCCACCGCTCCATCAGCTCCCGCGCCAGCCACAGGTGCAGGAGGGTGTCGAACGACGCGGCCGACTGCGTCCTGGACCTGTCGGTGAAGCCCATTGCCGTTAGCAACCACCATCCGTCTTACTTCAGCGGTGCGGCTACACCGGACAGCCTGCAGAGCCCGCTGGCGGTGAGGGTGAAGGTGGAGAGGGGGATGGCCTCTGACGAAGACGAGGAACTGGGAGGGGGCGACTACAACATGGAGCACAGCGGCCTCGGTAAGACGCAGGTTCCCAGCGCCAACGGATGCCTGAGTCACCACGGTGTGGGCGGGCCCCTGTCGGCCCAGAGGCGCCTGGGTCTGGAGGCCCACCTGTCGGCGCTGCGCGAGGCGTCTCTGGCGTCGGAGCTGGAGCGGGACGAGAAGCCCCCGGCCTCGGCCGCTGCCAACGAGGACATCCTGGGGGGGGAGAACGAGCACGCCCAGGCCGAAGCGGCCAGCATGGACAACTCGCTGCTGCCTTACGTCTCCAACATGCTGTCGGCCCAGCACACCCAGATCTTCATGTGCCCGCTGTGCAACAAGGTGTTCCCATCGCCGCATATCCTGCAGCTCCACCTCAGCTCCCACTTCAGGGAGCAGGAGGGCATCCGCTCCAAGCCCGCCGGGGACGTCAACGTGCCCACCTGCACCATCTGCAGCAAGACCTTCTCCTGCATGTACACGCTGAAGCGCCACGAGCGGACACACTCGGGTGAGAAGCCCTACACCTGCACCACCTGCGGCAAGAGCTTCCAGTACTCTCACAACCTCAGCCGCCACGCGGTGGTGCACACGCGCGAGAAGCCGCACGCTTGCAAGTGGTGCGAGCGGCGCTTCACGCAGTCCGGGGACCTCTACCGTCACATCCGCAAGTTCCACTGCGAACTGGTGAACTCGCTGTCGGTCAAGAGCGAGCCGCTGGCGCTGCCCAACGTCAGGGATTGGGCGATCGAGGACAGCTCCCAGGAGTTATGGAAGTAG